The following are encoded together in the Acipenser ruthenus chromosome 24, fAciRut3.2 maternal haplotype, whole genome shotgun sequence genome:
- the LOC117963371 gene encoding transmembrane protease serine 11C-like, protein MLRVFKKLNTIALQFLLLLSLALAVAEETILCGTRSAEHGGSRVVTGKDAKPGLWPWQVALYREPDTRVSCGGTIVSRDWVVSAGHCFFGPYRDPLKWKVALGLVDTAVPEHWAQRSGVDKLYVHEQFFNPDNDIALLHLSSPAEFNDYVRPACLPCAGTSNTEEWSNCYVTGFGLFSETGAQGVVLQQAGMKLIPPDECKSKEMYGAYVNDNMVCAGFAGGVEDTCQANSGGPLVCKLKGGSGAFRLVGAVSWARGCANPDKPGVYSSVSRYVEWIANTTGVAAEVLQGETTTLVCH, encoded by the exons ATGCTGCGTGTTTTTAAGAAATTAAACACAATTGCCTTGCAATTTCTATTGTTACTTAGTTTAGCTCTTGCCGTGGCCGAGGAAACAATAC TGTGCGGTACCAGGTCTGCAGAACACGGCGGCTCGCGGGTCGTGACAGGTAAAGATGCCAAACCTGGGCTCTGGCCCTGGCAGGTAGCTCTGTACAGAGAACCGGATACTCGAGTCAGTTGTGGCGGAACCATCGTTAGTAGAGACTGGGTTGTAAGCGCAGGCCACTGCTTTTTCGGCCCTTATAG ggatCCTCTGAAATGGAAGGTAGCCCTTGGGCTGGTTGATACAGCGGTTCCTGAGCACTGGGCACAGAGGTCGGGCGTGGATAAACTCTACGTGCATGAGCAGTTTTTTAACCCTGATAATGACATCGCCCTGCTCCATTTAAGTAGCCCAGCTGAGTTCAATGATTACGTCAGACCAGCCTGCCTCCCCTGCGCTGGCACGAGCAACACAGAGGAGTGGAGTAACTGCTATGTAACTGGATTCGGACTGTTTTCAGAGACAG GAGCTCAAGGAGTAGTCCTTCAGCAGGCTGGAATGAAACTGATCCCACCAGATGAATGTAAAAGTAAAGAAATGTATGGTGCATATGTGAACGACAACATGGTGTGTGCTGGCTTCGCGGGAGGGGTGGAGGACACCTGTCAG gcgaACAGCGGGGGTCCCCTGGTTTGTAAACTGAAAGGGGGGAGCGGTGCCTTCCGGCTTGTGGGAGCGGTGAGCTGGGCTCGGGGGTGCGCTAACCCTGACAAGCCTGGGGTGTACTCCTCAGTCAGCAGGTACGTCGAGTGGATTGCAAACACAACGGGCGTCGCTGCCGAGGTATTGCAAGGGGAGACGACAACACTCGTGTGTCACTGA